The genomic segment AAAGAATATAAGGAGCAACAAAAAGATTAGAGGTTGTTTTCTTCATCGCGCTCCTCCTCAATAGCATTGATTAAGCCTGCTTCCTGCTCTTCCATTTCGACATATTCTTCAATCCGAGCATCAAACTCTTCCTCTGTTTCATTAAGCCGCATGATATGAATATCTTCTGGTTCAAACTGCAGTCCGATCTCTTCTCCGACAATGGCCTTGCGAGTCGAATGAATCATCCATTCATTGCCCAATTCATCATAAGCGATAATCTCATAATGCACGCCACGGAAAAGCTGCGTATCAACCTTAACTTGCAGTTTTCCTTCTTCCGGAAGTGTAATCCGCAAATCTTCTGGACGAATGACGACTTCCACCTGCTCATTAGGACGCATTCCTCCGTCGACAGCTTCAAATCGCTTGCCATTAAATTCAACCAAATAGTCCTCAATCATCTTTCCTGGAAGAATATTAGATTCGCCGATAAAGGTCGCTACAAAGTGATTAATAGGTTCGTCATATATATCAACAGGTGTTCCCGACTGGACAATCTCTCCCTCATTCATAACAAAAATCCAGTCACTCATGGCCAGAGCTTCTTCTTGGTCGTGGGTGACAAAGACAAAAGTAATCCCTAGACGCTGCTGCAATTCACGTAATTCATACTGCATGTCTGTTCGCAACTTCAAATCCAGTGCAGATAAAGGCTCATCCAGCAAAACAACCCGCGGTTCATTGACAATAGCACGCGCAATAGCCACTCGTTGGCGTTGTCCACCGGACAATTTGCGAATAGAGCGTTTCTCAAAACCATCCAAACGCACCATTTTCAGGACTTCTGCAACTCGTCGCTCTATTTCCTGTTTTTCAACTTTACGCAAACGCAACGGAAATGCCACATTTTCAAAAACAGTCATGTGCGGAAAAAGGGCATAGGACTGAAACACCGTATGCACATCACGTTTGTTGGTTGGAATATCGTTGATTCGGACGCCGTCAAGAAAAACATCACCGCTGGACGCATCCAACAAGCCAGCGATGATATTTAGAATGGTTGATTTTCCTGATCCAGAAGCACCTAAAAGAGTGTAAAACTTCCCTTCTTCTAATTCAAAATTGATGTCTTTTAAGACGACTGTATTATTATCTTCAAAAACTTTTGATACGTTTTTAAATTCAATTATTGGTTTGTTCAATTGCCATAAATTCCTTCTTTTTCATAGATTGACAAATTAAAGTCTTGTCCTGACTGATTTTCTTGGAGAATGTCATCGAAAAATACCAAGATATTATCACTTCTCGCCAATAATTCGGACTTCTCTTTCCAAAGTCACACCTGAATGAGCTTTGACTGTCTCAATCACATGTGCAATCAAATTTTCATAATCAGCTGCTGTTCCATTATCAACATTGACCATAAAACCTGCATGCTTTGTCGAAACTTCTACCCCACCAATGCGGTGCCCTTTTAAATTTGCTTCACTAATCAATTGCCCTGCGAAATGCCCCACCGGACGTTTAAAAACAGAGCCACAAGAAGGATACTCTAAAGGCTGCTTCAATTGACGAAGGTGGGTCAAACGTTCCATTTCTTGACGAATCACACGGTGCATTCCTGGTGCTAAGGCAAACTTGGCAGAGATTACCACATCGCCTGTCTGTTGAACGTAAGAACGGCGATAGCCAAATTTCATGTCTTGAGCACTGATATTTTTGATTTCTCCATCTCGTGTCAGCACCTTACAAGAAAGTAAAATATGCGAAATTTCACCACCATAAGCACCAGCATTCATAAAGACAGCTCCGCCAATACTCCCTGGAATCCCGCAAGCAAACTCAAAACCTGTCAGACTGTGATAAAGCGCAACATGGGTCGTCTCAATCAGATTGGCACCTGCTTCTGCTTCAATGGTGTAGCCGTCTACTGCAACACCGTTTAACTTATCAAACATAATAACAAAACCGCGAATACCACCGTCGCGAACGATGATATTGCTAGCATTCCCTAGTACCATCCAAGGAATCTGCTCCCGATTAGCAAATTTCACCACTCGTGCTAATTCATAACGATTTCGCGGAAAAACCAGATAATCGGCAGCTCCACCTACTTTTGTGTAAGTATATTGTTTTAAAGGTTCATCAAAACGGATATCAATTCCGTTCAATTCAGATTTTAACGTTTCTAAAGTTGACATTTTCATTTCTCTCTTAAACAAAATTCAATCTATTATATCAAATTTAGGGCACATTTACGATAGAATAAAGAAAAATATTTCCCTTACAAATCCGAAAAATGCTTGTACGATCTTATTCGTGATTTATATGAGCTACGAAAAAAGAGCGGGGAAGCTGTCATTGCATAGAAACCAACTTCTTCTCACTCTTTTCAATTTAAGTTTGAATATCACATTCTCTCAGTTCTTAAAGTTCTCTTTAAACTTTCTATTTACGTAAACTCCATGTCTTTTCAATATAAGGAGGAAGCTTTATTAGAGTTTCTCGATTGCCTTCAAGTGCAATAAGATAAACTTTCTCGTCCTTTTTGAAAATCCAACTAACCAGATACTGCCCTGATTTCATGATAACATTTACTTGATAGGCTTCGTTACCTGCAACCGCTCCTTTTGAGCCCCAAACCCTATTTACATTTTTATTGTTTTGCCAATTATAATAAATACGATTGGCAATTGTCTGAGCTGTAAACTCTTCTCTTTCTTGAATCTTAGCTTTTTCTTTCGTGTAAGCATTCATAGTTACAATATTGTAGCCAGAACCATCCGTATACTGAATACTGTCACCACCATCGACATCCCTAAATTTCAACCAATTTTTTGGAATGTCAATATAGCCATAATCATCCGAGCCTACACGTTGTGTTTCTTCCGTCTTCACATCGTTTTTCTTAGTAGCTGACGAACTCAAACTACCATTTGCTTTTTCTGATACTTTGCTTGAAGACGAAATTTGGCTTGATGATTTTGATTTGCTGTTTCCACTTGAATTACATGCTCCAAGACCAACACTAACTAAAATGACTAAAAATAAAAGAGGATATTTCTTTTTATGATTCATAACGACATCTCCTCCTTGCTTTATTTTAGCATATTTTTTAGTAGCAGGAAAGCGTTATTTGTATTATTTAAAATGAGTCTGGGACAATAGTCCCTTTGCTACAAAAAAAGCAACGGATTTGCCGTTGCTTTTTGCATGGTTGCGATAGTCTTGGTAAAATAGAATTGCCCAATAAACCATTTAGAAAGGCTATCCCATGCATATTCACTATAACACAAATCAAACAACTTTACCACTAGAAATCAGTTCTTTCTTGCCACAAGACCATCTCGTCTTTACTATTGAAAAAGTGGTGAATGCCTTGGAGGATCGTCACTTCCACACGTTCTATCATAACTTTGGTCGCCCGTCTTATCACCCTAAAATGCTTTTAGCCGCTCTACTATTTGCCTACTCGCAAGGGATTTTCTCTGGACGAAAAATCGAAAAAATGATGATTGAAAATCTGGCTATGCAGTACCTAACAGGACAGTTGGTTGTCAGCTACCGCACTATCAATCGATTTCGAGTCGCTAAAGGGATGGAAGACCTCATTCGTGATCTTTTCATTGACCTCAATCTTC from the Streptococcus constellatus subsp. constellatus genome contains:
- a CDS encoding ABC transporter ATP-binding protein → MNKPIIEFKNVSKVFEDNNTVVLKDINFELEEGKFYTLLGASGSGKSTILNIIAGLLDASSGDVFLDGVRINDIPTNKRDVHTVFQSYALFPHMTVFENVAFPLRLRKVEKQEIERRVAEVLKMVRLDGFEKRSIRKLSGGQRQRVAIARAIVNEPRVVLLDEPLSALDLKLRTDMQYELRELQQRLGITFVFVTHDQEEALAMSDWIFVMNEGEIVQSGTPVDIYDEPINHFVATFIGESNILPGKMIEDYLVEFNGKRFEAVDGGMRPNEQVEVVIRPEDLRITLPEEGKLQVKVDTQLFRGVHYEIIAYDELGNEWMIHSTRKAIVGEEIGLQFEPEDIHIMRLNETEEEFDARIEEYVEMEEQEAGLINAIEEERDEENNL
- the murB gene encoding UDP-N-acetylmuramate dehydrogenase, producing the protein MSTLETLKSELNGIDIRFDEPLKQYTYTKVGGAADYLVFPRNRYELARVVKFANREQIPWMVLGNASNIIVRDGGIRGFVIMFDKLNGVAVDGYTIEAEAGANLIETTHVALYHSLTGFEFACGIPGSIGGAVFMNAGAYGGEISHILLSCKVLTRDGEIKNISAQDMKFGYRRSYVQQTGDVVISAKFALAPGMHRVIRQEMERLTHLRQLKQPLEYPSCGSVFKRPVGHFAGQLISEANLKGHRIGGVEVSTKHAGFMVNVDNGTAADYENLIAHVIETVKAHSGVTLEREVRIIGEK